In Trichocoleus desertorum NBK24, the following are encoded in one genomic region:
- a CDS encoding serine/threonine-protein kinase — MPKDQTLLSFQKNIATTVRPLVTEKLTKPAKRFLNLPNLGHILTGVWAAAAAIATATNIPLGQIMERQAQTLFFELRGPVAAPSDIVILAIDDESMSQGQFYRADPEKYKSLEALQTWPWKRSAYAEVIDKLMAAGARSVALDIEFSTPSSYGAADDEQLRQSLQRYPGRVTLAVKYEDIVNDQGITAQLSPLYPPFRTNPLSVGSINFLIEPNNKVHRLGHQFSQLLSQEPDFGSGLPQNIPDFAEATLKAAQVKFGGSQGDHIFFYGPAGTFKQIPFWHVLDPTYWNNYLKSDQDFSFKNKIVLIGSTATILQDFLPTPFSANWLHSQAMPGVEIHANAIATLMEDRAIAEAIPDRSLQGILCLVGVMGAGLLLSSPKRPWLRWLLIISTPLAWGGASYLIFSSGGLILPTALPVSAIALSGLSHAFSRSTIEHFKKLRLRRALRSYAASPLVQEIISQSHQEDLQDILQERERAIIGTKLGGRYVVVRVLGSGGFGETYIAQDTQRPGNPQCVVKRLKTVSNNLNLLQLARKLFQREAETLERLGKHDQIPQLLAYFEDNEEFYLVQEFIPGRPLSHELTLGRQLPENQVIELLKDLLHVLDFVHSEGVIHRDIKPSNIIRRQSDGKLVLIDFGAVKEIPQLAEDDKQTSLTVGIGTQGYMPNEQYAGNPRCNSDLYALGITAIQALTGIPPSQLKENQETGEVLWRHRTEVSHELATILSNLVRYHFKQRYQSVKEVLEALQKLTTHSSTGGASLSGAELSHLAADIVLSSDTLAPTDAAFSTVAWPNTVEAETESTELNNPVDT; from the coding sequence ATGCCAAAAGATCAAACTCTGCTGTCCTTCCAGAAAAATATCGCTACTACAGTTCGGCCCCTCGTCACTGAAAAGCTAACAAAGCCTGCAAAGCGCTTTTTGAATCTCCCCAACTTGGGGCATATTCTGACTGGAGTTTGGGCAGCAGCAGCAGCGATCGCAACTGCCACGAATATTCCACTGGGTCAAATCATGGAGCGGCAAGCACAGACACTCTTTTTTGAGCTGCGTGGCCCTGTTGCGGCACCGAGTGACATTGTAATTCTGGCGATCGATGATGAGTCGATGTCTCAAGGTCAGTTCTACCGAGCCGACCCAGAGAAGTATAAGTCTCTCGAAGCCCTACAGACTTGGCCCTGGAAGCGCTCCGCCTATGCTGAAGTCATTGACAAACTCATGGCTGCTGGAGCCCGCTCCGTCGCTTTGGATATTGAATTTTCCACACCGAGCAGTTATGGTGCCGCAGACGATGAGCAACTGCGCCAGAGCTTACAACGCTATCCAGGTCGCGTTACTCTAGCGGTCAAGTATGAGGACATCGTTAATGATCAAGGCATTACTGCCCAGTTGAGTCCTCTCTATCCGCCTTTCCGCACCAATCCTCTCTCGGTCGGTTCCATTAATTTCTTAATAGAACCCAATAACAAGGTGCATCGTTTAGGCCACCAGTTCTCACAACTCTTATCGCAAGAACCCGATTTTGGTAGCGGACTACCGCAAAATATTCCAGATTTCGCTGAGGCGACGCTCAAGGCAGCCCAAGTCAAATTTGGTGGTTCCCAGGGGGACCATATTTTCTTCTATGGTCCCGCAGGCACCTTCAAGCAGATTCCCTTTTGGCATGTGCTTGATCCAACCTACTGGAATAACTACCTGAAATCAGACCAAGATTTTTCGTTCAAGAATAAGATCGTGCTGATTGGCTCAACGGCAACCATCTTGCAAGATTTTTTGCCAACGCCCTTTTCTGCTAACTGGCTCCACTCTCAAGCCATGCCAGGGGTAGAAATTCATGCGAATGCGATCGCGACTTTAATGGAAGATCGGGCGATCGCAGAGGCTATCCCCGATCGCTCTTTACAAGGGATCTTGTGCTTAGTAGGTGTCATGGGTGCGGGTCTGCTATTAAGCTCCCCTAAGCGACCTTGGCTGCGCTGGCTGCTGATCATTAGCACTCCCTTGGCTTGGGGAGGCGCTAGTTATCTCATCTTTTCTTCTGGTGGGCTGATTTTACCAACTGCATTACCCGTCAGCGCGATCGCTTTAAGTGGACTGTCCCACGCATTTTCTCGCTCTACCATTGAGCACTTCAAGAAGCTACGGCTACGGCGTGCCCTCAGAAGCTATGCCGCATCCCCCCTCGTCCAAGAAATTATCAGCCAAAGTCACCAAGAGGATTTGCAAGATATCCTGCAAGAGCGAGAACGAGCCATTATAGGCACCAAGCTGGGTGGTCGTTATGTGGTTGTAAGAGTGTTAGGGTCTGGTGGCTTTGGCGAAACTTACATTGCTCAAGATACTCAACGTCCCGGCAACCCTCAGTGTGTGGTGAAGCGGCTGAAAACTGTGAGTAATAACCTTAACCTTCTACAACTCGCCAGGAAACTATTTCAACGAGAAGCAGAAACCCTAGAACGCCTCGGCAAGCACGACCAAATTCCGCAACTCCTCGCCTACTTTGAGGATAACGAAGAATTTTACCTAGTTCAAGAATTTATTCCAGGTCGTCCTTTAAGCCATGAACTCACTCTGGGTCGGCAACTACCAGAAAACCAAGTCATTGAGCTACTCAAAGATTTGTTGCATGTTCTCGATTTTGTCCATAGTGAAGGAGTGATTCATAGAGACATCAAGCCTAGCAACATCATTCGGCGGCAATCAGACGGCAAGTTAGTTCTGATCGACTTTGGAGCTGTGAAAGAAATTCCCCAGCTTGCTGAAGATGATAAACAAACCAGTCTCACAGTCGGCATTGGCACACAAGGGTATATGCCTAATGAGCAGTATGCTGGCAACCCACGCTGCAATAGTGATTTGTATGCCCTAGGAATCACAGCGATTCAAGCCCTAACAGGAATTCCGCCTAGCCAACTGAAGGAAAACCAGGAGACTGGAGAGGTGCTATGGCGGCATAGAACTGAAGTTAGCCACGAACTGGCAACTATCTTGAGTAACCTAGTGCGATATCACTTCAAACAGCGCTATCAGTCTGTAAAAGAA